The following are from one region of the Nymphalis io chromosome 21, ilAglIoxx1.1, whole genome shotgun sequence genome:
- the LOC126776832 gene encoding protein arginine methyltransferase NDUFAF7 homolog, mitochondrial translates to MNTRYIFHSLSRPVILNMCKRHKGYKIIKRPDPKTLKMPNLSDAPSIMDIIKEKVRLNGPLTVAEYMNIVITNPTEGYYMKKDVIGETGDFITSPEISQLFGEILAIWFYAETQKMCLGKPLQIVELGPGKATLLIDLLRVLNRYGYKANDLSLHLVEISSTMQLFQANRLCATHRETDLELPHNYEGETVSGIKVYWYNDLKKVPNNFSWYIAHEFFDVLPIHKFEKTENGWREILIDLENEKLQYRIAANETQSVRTLIRPPLDAGDRMELEISPRALGIARQLATRVDQYGGLALIADYGHNGDKGDTFRAFHKHKIVDPLENPGASDLTADVDFSQLRISASKSPGAENYAVVLGPVKQMEFLERMQAGVRLQVLIDNAKTDEDKEKIKAAYEMLVDPSKMGERFKFMAFYPSAMASILEKIPPLGFSTP, encoded by the exons atgaatacacgTTATATATTTCACTCGCTAAGCAGGCCCGTGATTTTGAATATGTGTAAAAGGCATAAAGGATACAAGATTATAAAGCGTCCGGACCccaaaactttaaaaatgccTAACCTCAGTGATGCGCCAAGTATAAtggatataattaaagaaaaagtgCGATTAAATGGGCCGTTGACTGTTGCCGAATATATGAACATTGTTATAACAAATCCTACAGAAGGTTATTACATGAAAAAGGATGTTATTGGTGAGACAGGAGATTTTATAACATCACCGGAAATTAGTCAGCTATTCGGTGAGATTTTAGCGATTTGGTTCTATGCCGAAACTCAGAAAATGTGTCTTGGCAAGCCACTCCAAATTGTTGAACTAGGACCTGGAAAGGCTACATTATTGATAGACTTGTTAAGG gtATTAAATCGTTATGGATACAAAGCAAATGATCTTAGTCTTCATCTTGTAGAGATATCATCAACAATGCAGCTGTTTCAAGCAAACAGGTTGTGTGCTACTCACAGAGAGACAGACTTAGAGCTACCTCATAATTACGAG GGGGAAACAGTGAGTGGCATTAAAGTCTACTGGTACAATGATCTAAAAAAAGTGCCAAACAATTTTTCCTGGTACATTGCCCATGAATTTTTTGATGTCTTACCCATCCATAAGTTTGaa AAAACAGAAAATGGATGGCGGGAAATCCTTATAGATCTTGAGAATGAAAAATTGCAGTACAGAATAGCAGCCAATGAAACACAGTCTGTTCGAACGCTGATCAGACCGCCCTTGGACGCTGGAGACAGAATGGAACTCGAAATCAGTCCCAGAGCTCTAGGCATCGCCAGACAACTTGCTACTAGAGTAGACCAATATGGAGGTCTTGCATTAATAGCTGACTACGGACACAATGGAGATAAAGGAGACACTTTTAgg gcATTTCACAAACACAAAATTGTAGACCCGCTTGAGAACCCCGGTGCGTCAGACCTAACGGCTGATGTGGATTTTAGTCAATTGAGGATATCAGCGTCAAAGTCACCAGGAGCGGAGAACTATGCTGTAGTTCTAGGGCCGGTCAAACAGATGGAGTTCTTAGAACGAATGCAAGCTGGTGTTCGATTACaa gtgTTAATAGATAATGCTAAGACCGACGAAGATAAAGAAAAAATCAAGGCAGCATATGAAATGCTGGTCGACCCAAGCAAAATGGGGGAAAGATTTAAATTCATGGCATTTTATCCGTCAGCAATGGCCAGCATATTAGAAAAGATACCCCCACTAGGGTTCTCAACTCCTTAA
- the LOC126776829 gene encoding uncharacterized protein LOC126776829: MPRTYKPIGKKIYKKYDQELIEEALQEYNKTHQSLAEIATKYQITKSVLHRHKTFIMKKQGGQTALKPEEENYLIKYINLCSEWGYPLETIDIRFLIKGYLDGLGRNINKFNDNMPGPDYINAFLKRHTDKITIRLSQNLKRLRATVSSEIIEDYIEELDRSLRGVSQKNIVVYDETNLMDDPARKEALIKRCVKYPERIMNHTKGSTSIMFAAAADGSLLPPYVVYKAQNVYDTWMLNGPKGCCYNCTTSGWFNTITFKDWMTSIIFPYFKDKIGTKILIGDYLSSHLSIDLIRECNKYDIRFVFIPPNSTHLTQPLDVAVFSDLKSKWRKILCKWRETNGRTQTTIPKIFFPSMLRNLLSKIENNITENILEGFEKCGINPINKNKVLERLLSHNITENQCLKGVNKYKKNVENIMMSEDSDETNMEDTSGDEDSAKEIYIIIKD, translated from the coding sequence ATGCCACGGACCTATAAACCTAttgggaaaaaaatatataaaaaatatgatcaaGAATTGATAGAAGAAGCACTTCAAGAGTATAACAAAACACATCAGTCTTTAGCAGAAATAGCCACTAAATATCAAATCACAAAGTCAGTTTTACATCggcataaaacatttataatgaaaaaacaaGGAGGACAAACTGCATTAAAACCAGAAGAggagaattatttaattaaatatataaatctgtgTTCCGAATGGGGATATCCCTTAGAAACAATtgatattagatttttaataaagggATACTTAGACGGGTTAGGacgaaacataaataaatttaatgataatatgcCAGGCCCCGACTACATAAATGCTTTTCTCAAAAGGCACACAGATAAAATAACCATAAGACTAAGTCAGAATTTAAAGAGATTACGGGCAACTGTTTCCTCGGAGATTATTGAAGACTATATTGAAGAGTTAGACAGATCATTACGGGGAGTTTCACAGAAAAATATAGTTGTCTATGATGAAACTAACTTAATGGATGATCCAGCTCGAAAAGAAGCATTAATAAAGAGATGTGTAAAATACCCAGAAAGGATAATGAATCATACAAAAGGATCCACCTCTATAATGTTTGCTGCTGCTGCAGATGGGTCTTTATTACCTCCATATGTAGTGTATAAAGCACAAAATGTTTATGATACCTGGATGCTAAATGGACCTAAAGGATGTTGTTATAATTGCACAACCTCCGGCTGGTTTAATACAATAACTTTCAAAGACTGGATGACATCaattatatttccatattttaAGGATAAAATTGGGACAAAAATCTTAATAGGTGACTATCTCTCATCTCATTTGTCCATAGATTTAATAAgagaatgtaataaatatgatattcgATTTGTTTTCATTCCTCCAAACTCAACTCATCTGACCCAGCCACTGGATGTTGCCGTTTTCAGTGACTTGAAAAGCAAATGGAGGAAGATACTTTGTAAATGGAGAGAAACAAACGGCAGAACACAAACCACTatacctaaaatattttttccatcaATGTTAAGAAATCTTTTAAGCAAAATAGAGAACAATATCACTGAAAACATTTTGGAGGGATTTGAAAAATGTGGTATAAATcccattaataaaaacaaagttttagAAAGATTGTTATCTCATAACATTACCGAAAATCAATGCTTGAAAGGTGTGAATAAATACAAGAAGAATGTAGAAAATATTATGATGTCTGAAGATTCTGATGAAACAAATATGGAAGATACAAGTGGTGATGAAGACAGTgctaaagaaatatatattataataaaagattga